The Caldanaerovirga acetigignens genome has a window encoding:
- a CDS encoding NADH-dependent [FeFe] hydrogenase, group A6 codes for MEMVNLTIDGEKVQVPKGTTVLEAARKIGKKIPTLCFLKGVNEIGACRMCVVEVKGARALQAACVYPVSEGMEVYTNTPAVREARKVTLELLLSDHNLECPTCVRNLNCELQKLAEELGIKSIRFTGEKHKAKYDDFSPSIVRDTSKCILCRRCVSACHNVQGVGVISPNHRGFETMVAPVYDLSLAEVACVNCGQCIIACPVGALKEKDDTDKVWQALQDPEKHVIVQIAPAVRVSLGEEFGLGRGAIVTKKIPAALRRLGFDRVFDTDFAADLTIMEEGHEFLERLEHGGKLPLITSCSPGWIKFCEHYYPEFLENLSTCKSPQQMFGAVAKTYYAQKMGIDPSKIFVVSIMPCTAKKYECQRPEMRSSGYQDVDAVLTTREISRMLREAGINLAAMPDEEFDEPLGISTGAGAIFGATGGVMEAALRTVYEVVTGNELENIEFTSVRGVEGIKEATVEINGMKINVAVAHGLANARKLLDRVKNKEAEYHFIEIMACPGGCVGGGGQPILSADERFDVDYRAVRGNAIYEVDREMPLRKSHENPAVQQLYKEFLGKPLSEKSHELLHTHYTSRPRYPEAE; via the coding sequence ATGGAAATGGTCAATTTAACGATAGACGGCGAAAAGGTTCAGGTTCCGAAAGGCACCACCGTCCTTGAGGCCGCCCGAAAAATAGGCAAAAAAATTCCCACGCTTTGCTTTCTCAAAGGTGTAAACGAAATAGGCGCATGCCGTATGTGCGTGGTGGAAGTCAAAGGCGCGAGAGCCCTTCAGGCAGCCTGTGTCTACCCTGTGTCGGAAGGCATGGAGGTATATACCAACACACCGGCGGTAAGGGAAGCAAGGAAGGTTACGCTGGAACTGCTTTTGTCCGACCACAATCTCGAATGCCCAACCTGCGTGCGCAACCTTAACTGCGAGCTCCAAAAGCTTGCGGAAGAACTGGGAATAAAGTCGATAAGGTTTACCGGCGAAAAACACAAAGCGAAATACGATGATTTCTCGCCATCGATAGTAAGGGATACTTCGAAATGCATACTGTGCCGCCGCTGTGTGAGCGCCTGCCACAACGTACAAGGCGTGGGAGTAATCTCACCGAACCACCGTGGATTTGAGACTATGGTAGCTCCTGTTTACGACCTGAGCCTTGCCGAAGTGGCTTGCGTCAACTGCGGGCAATGCATTATAGCTTGCCCAGTTGGAGCATTAAAGGAAAAAGACGATACCGACAAAGTCTGGCAGGCCTTGCAGGACCCCGAAAAGCATGTCATAGTGCAGATAGCACCGGCAGTAAGAGTATCCTTGGGCGAGGAATTCGGGTTAGGAAGGGGTGCCATAGTTACCAAAAAAATTCCGGCAGCACTGAGGAGACTCGGTTTTGACAGAGTTTTCGATACCGATTTTGCTGCTGACCTTACCATAATGGAAGAAGGCCACGAGTTTTTGGAAAGACTGGAACATGGAGGAAAGCTCCCGCTCATTACCTCGTGCAGCCCGGGGTGGATAAAGTTCTGCGAGCATTACTATCCTGAGTTTTTGGAGAACCTGTCCACATGTAAGTCGCCGCAGCAGATGTTCGGGGCAGTTGCAAAAACCTACTATGCTCAGAAGATGGGAATAGATCCGTCAAAGATTTTCGTGGTATCCATCATGCCATGCACAGCCAAAAAATACGAGTGCCAGCGGCCCGAGATGAGGTCCAGCGGATACCAGGATGTGGATGCGGTGCTCACCACCCGCGAAATATCAAGGATGCTCAGAGAGGCAGGCATAAATCTGGCAGCGATGCCCGATGAGGAATTCGATGAGCCCCTCGGCATATCTACCGGTGCAGGAGCAATATTCGGCGCCACCGGCGGTGTGATGGAAGCGGCCCTGAGAACTGTTTACGAAGTTGTGACAGGAAATGAGCTCGAAAATATAGAATTTACCAGCGTCCGCGGTGTGGAGGGGATTAAAGAGGCAACGGTCGAAATAAACGGCATGAAAATAAACGTAGCGGTTGCTCACGGCCTCGCAAATGCGCGAAAACTATTGGACAGGGTAAAAAATAAAGAAGCTGAATACCACTTTATCGAAATTATGGCCTGTCCAGGAGGTTGCGTGGGTGGAGGTGGCCAGCCGATATTGAGCGCCGACGAGCGATTTGATGTGGACTACCGCGCTGTTCGCGGCAACGCCATCTACGAAGTAGACAGAGAGATGCCGCTCAGAAAGTCCCATGAAAACCCGGCAGTTCAGCAGCTTTACAAGGAATTTTTAGGTAAGCCGCTGAGCGAAAAATCCCACGAACTCTTGCACACCCATTATACGTCAAGACCGAGATACCCGGAAGCGGAGTAA
- a CDS encoding RnfABCDGE type electron transport complex subunit G, with translation MNQYLRMIVVLLIFSILSGAVLAFSYEIANPKIQEQARKDLEESIKNVLPGTTKYEPVEKEGMTFYIGLDEKGNKVGIAFKATGQGFGGPIEMMVGYNPKEGRLTGLQILSMAETPGLGARIKEPAFTEQFKGKSVNDPFEPKKDVKVITGATISPAGVANGIKSALEKVTKIYPVGGDF, from the coding sequence ATGAACCAGTATTTGAGAATGATAGTTGTCCTTCTTATATTTTCGATATTGTCGGGAGCAGTGCTCGCCTTTTCATACGAGATAGCAAATCCTAAAATTCAGGAACAGGCAAGGAAAGATCTAGAAGAATCGATAAAAAATGTTCTTCCTGGAACGACGAAATACGAGCCGGTGGAAAAAGAGGGTATGACCTTTTATATAGGATTGGATGAAAAAGGAAACAAAGTAGGAATAGCTTTCAAAGCTACGGGTCAGGGATTTGGCGGTCCCATCGAAATGATGGTAGGATATAATCCTAAAGAAGGAAGACTTACTGGACTTCAAATCCTTTCGATGGCAGAGACCCCTGGCCTTGGTGCAAGAATTAAAGAACCAGCATTTACGGAGCAGTTCAAAGGAAAGTCGGTAAACGACCCCTTTGAGCCAAAAAAGGACGTAAAAGTAATAACGGGAGCCACCATATCTCCGGCTGGTGTAGCCAATGGAATAAAATCCGCCCTTGAGAAAGTAACGAAAATATATCCGGTGGGAGGCGACTTCTGA
- a CDS encoding RnfABCDGE type electron transport complex subunit D, producing MSQYKFLITSSPHIHSGESVQKIMFTVAGALLLPTLAGIYFFGTRALILVITATIAAVVTEAIFQKLRGKPITIWDGSAIVTGMLLALNVTPALPVWMVVVGSTVAIGLGKMIYGGLGMNPFNPALIGRVFLTVTFPVQMTTWINPVDGTTGATPLALMKMQGVTTDYARLFFGSVGGCIGETSALAILIGGLYLIYKEYVDWRIPVSYLGTVAILTAVLGRDPIFHILSGGLMLGAFFMATDMVTTPVTRLGRIIFGIGAGVIVVLIRLYGGYPEGVSFSILLMNAFTPIINRLTIPRIYGEVKR from the coding sequence ATGAGTCAATATAAATTCCTAATAACCTCTTCTCCGCACATCCACTCGGGAGAAAGCGTGCAGAAGATTATGTTCACCGTTGCAGGAGCTTTACTCCTGCCAACTTTAGCAGGAATTTACTTTTTCGGGACAAGGGCGCTGATTCTAGTGATAACTGCAACCATAGCGGCGGTGGTGACCGAGGCTATTTTCCAAAAGCTTCGCGGAAAGCCCATCACGATTTGGGACGGCAGCGCTATAGTGACGGGAATGCTTTTAGCTCTCAACGTAACGCCAGCATTGCCGGTTTGGATGGTTGTCGTGGGTTCGACCGTAGCAATTGGACTTGGTAAGATGATATACGGCGGCCTAGGTATGAATCCTTTTAATCCAGCACTTATAGGTAGGGTATTTTTGACCGTAACGTTTCCAGTGCAGATGACCACGTGGATAAATCCGGTGGACGGTACAACCGGTGCGACACCTCTTGCTCTAATGAAAATGCAAGGGGTTACGACCGATTACGCAAGGCTGTTTTTTGGAAGTGTGGGAGGTTGCATTGGGGAAACTTCTGCGCTAGCGATCTTAATAGGAGGCCTATATTTGATATATAAAGAATATGTAGACTGGAGGATACCAGTAAGTTACCTGGGCACTGTGGCAATTTTGACTGCTGTGCTCGGAAGAGATCCGATTTTTCACATTCTTTCCGGTGGTTTGATGTTGGGTGCGTTTTTCATGGCTACTGACATGGTAACTACGCCGGTGACGAGATTGGGAAGGATAATATTCGGAATAGGTGCAGGGGTCATAGTTGTTCTCATCAGGCTTTACGGTGGGTATCCGGAAGGAGTTTCGTTTTCAATATTGCTGATGAATGCATTTACCCCGATAATTAACAGGCTCACGATTCCCAGGATTTACGGGGAGGTGAAGCGGTAA
- the rsxE gene encoding electron transport complex subunit RsxE, protein MYQLIKDFLNGLWNENPTFRMIIGMCPTLAVTTAAMNGIAMGLAATFVLVFSSLLISLLRNFIPAKVRIPCFIIVIATFVTVVDLFMAAYFPAMYKILGLFIPLIVVNCIIMARAEAFASKVNPPRAIADALGMGLGFTWAITLIGAVRELMGSGTIFGYHVLGENVTRWVIMLLPPGAFITMGILLGLMNVIVRGAKGSH, encoded by the coding sequence ATGTACCAGCTCATTAAAGACTTCCTGAACGGTCTGTGGAACGAGAATCCCACTTTCAGGATGATTATAGGAATGTGTCCTACACTTGCAGTGACGACGGCTGCAATGAACGGGATAGCAATGGGGCTTGCTGCTACATTTGTTCTTGTATTTTCTAGTTTATTGATTTCGCTGCTTAGGAATTTCATTCCTGCAAAAGTTAGAATTCCTTGCTTTATAATTGTTATTGCTACCTTTGTTACGGTTGTGGACCTTTTCATGGCAGCATATTTCCCCGCTATGTATAAAATATTAGGCCTTTTTATTCCGCTTATCGTCGTAAACTGCATTATAATGGCAAGGGCTGAGGCTTTTGCGTCAAAAGTGAATCCACCAAGGGCAATAGCAGATGCCTTAGGAATGGGACTTGGGTTTACATGGGCAATTACTCTGATAGGAGCTGTAAGGGAACTTATGGGTTCTGGAACAATATTCGGATATCATGTATTAGGAGAAAATGTCACCCGCTGGGTTATAATGCTTTTACCACCCGGAGCATTTATTACGATGGGCATTCTTCTTGGCTTGATGAACGTAATTGTCCGAGGCGCAAAAGGCAGCCATTGA
- the rsxC gene encoding electron transport complex subunit RsxC, with protein sequence MLKTFRGGIHPPYNKELTKHKPVEKAKLPQKVVIPMSQHVGAPCEPVVKVGDQVKVGQKIGEAKAFVSAPIHSSVSGKVVAVEPRPHASGAQVMSVVIESDGTDEVYEGIRPPKPLEELTPDEIKNLIREAGIVGMGGAGFPTQVKLSPPADKKIDTVIVNGAECEPYLTADHRLMVERSEDVVLGLRAIMKATGVSTAYIGIEDNKPDAIEAMKEAIKNYSGIEVVPLATKYPQGGEKQLINAITGREVPSGGLPMDVGVIVDNAGTCAAIANVLKTGMPLIERITTVTGAGVKEPKNILVRIGTPVWELIEQCGGFAGEPGKVIMGGPMMGISQSLLEVPVMKGTSGVLVLQKSEVKAIEPMPCIKCARCVDACPIHLLPTYLGKFAERGLWDEAERYHALDCIECGCCAYVCPANIPLTQLIRLAKNRILASKKK encoded by the coding sequence ATGCTAAAAACTTTTAGAGGAGGCATTCATCCTCCCTACAACAAAGAATTGACAAAGCACAAGCCTGTGGAAAAGGCAAAGTTGCCGCAGAAAGTTGTCATTCCCATGAGTCAGCACGTAGGAGCTCCCTGCGAACCCGTAGTTAAAGTTGGGGACCAGGTTAAAGTGGGCCAGAAAATAGGTGAGGCTAAAGCTTTTGTATCGGCTCCAATACATTCGAGCGTCTCCGGCAAGGTGGTGGCGGTGGAACCGAGGCCTCATGCCAGCGGGGCGCAGGTGATGTCCGTAGTAATAGAGTCCGATGGCACTGATGAAGTGTATGAAGGCATAAGGCCGCCGAAACCTTTAGAAGAATTGACCCCCGATGAGATAAAAAATCTGATCAGGGAAGCGGGAATTGTCGGAATGGGCGGAGCGGGTTTCCCGACCCAGGTTAAACTCTCGCCGCCTGCGGATAAGAAAATTGATACCGTAATCGTAAACGGCGCCGAGTGTGAGCCTTATCTTACAGCAGACCACCGGCTTATGGTGGAAAGGTCTGAAGATGTGGTGCTGGGACTTAGAGCTATAATGAAGGCGACCGGGGTAAGCACAGCTTACATCGGAATAGAGGACAACAAACCCGATGCCATTGAAGCCATGAAAGAAGCTATAAAAAACTATAGCGGTATAGAGGTAGTTCCGCTTGCTACTAAGTATCCTCAAGGAGGAGAAAAACAACTGATTAATGCCATAACTGGGAGAGAAGTTCCATCCGGGGGACTTCCCATGGATGTCGGCGTAATAGTGGATAATGCAGGTACCTGTGCCGCAATAGCCAATGTATTAAAGACTGGCATGCCGCTTATCGAGAGAATAACGACGGTAACCGGTGCAGGGGTAAAAGAACCAAAGAATATACTTGTAAGGATAGGAACTCCTGTATGGGAATTAATTGAACAATGTGGTGGATTTGCAGGAGAACCGGGGAAGGTCATTATGGGAGGCCCGATGATGGGGATTTCCCAATCTTTGCTGGAAGTTCCTGTAATGAAGGGAACGTCGGGGGTTTTGGTGCTTCAAAAATCCGAGGTGAAGGCAATAGAGCCGATGCCTTGCATAAAATGCGCAAGATGTGTTGACGCGTGTCCTATACATCTTCTTCCCACTTACCTCGGCAAATTTGCAGAAAGAGGCTTATGGGACGAAGCCGAAAGGTACCATGCGTTAGACTGTATAGAATGCGGATGTTGCGCTTATGTTTGCCCGGCAAACATCCCGCTTACCCAGCTCATCAGGCTTGCCAAGAACCGCATATTGGCTTCTAAAAAGAAGTAA